One Rhizobiales bacterium GAS188 DNA window includes the following coding sequences:
- a CDS encoding 2,3-dihydroxybiphenyl 1,2-dioxygenase, whose protein sequence is MEIQAFGYLGVGSDKVEDWSAFAPAWLGMQEVDRGGGTRAFRMDDRKQRLFVDRAIAPGTQVFGWEVASAAALDALAARLEKAGVAVKREPAALADQRCVAGLISFADPAGNRLEAFHGAMIADTPFKPARDIAGFRTGAQGMGHALLAVQDIEAARAFYCELLGFKVSDYMRTPIAAYFLHVNGRHHSIAIVGAPGNGMHHLLVEFFSLDDVGQGYDMVRAEPERIAAKLGRHPNDLMLSYYMRTPGDILVECGWGGREVDDATWQPEEMTSVGSMWGHQGLFEALGGPEMPVQTQRHAPVQVIDGNYEKMTGVCPWWDAMRRN, encoded by the coding sequence ATGGAAATACAGGCGTTCGGCTATCTGGGGGTTGGGTCGGACAAGGTTGAGGACTGGAGCGCGTTCGCGCCTGCCTGGCTCGGGATGCAGGAGGTGGACCGCGGCGGCGGGACGCGCGCGTTCCGCATGGACGACCGCAAGCAGCGTCTGTTCGTCGATCGCGCCATCGCCCCGGGCACCCAGGTGTTCGGCTGGGAAGTTGCGAGTGCCGCGGCGCTGGATGCGCTGGCGGCCCGCCTCGAGAAGGCAGGGGTCGCGGTGAAGCGCGAGCCGGCCGCGTTGGCCGACCAGCGCTGCGTGGCCGGGCTGATCTCCTTCGCCGACCCCGCCGGCAACCGGCTGGAGGCGTTTCATGGCGCGATGATCGCGGACACGCCGTTCAAGCCGGCCCGCGACATTGCGGGCTTCCGCACCGGCGCGCAGGGCATGGGGCACGCGCTGCTGGCGGTGCAGGACATCGAGGCGGCGCGCGCCTTCTATTGCGAGCTGCTGGGCTTCAAGGTGAGCGACTACATGCGCACGCCGATCGCCGCTTACTTCCTGCATGTCAACGGACGCCACCACAGCATCGCGATCGTCGGCGCGCCGGGGAACGGGATGCACCATCTGTTGGTGGAGTTCTTCTCGCTCGACGATGTCGGCCAGGGCTACGACATGGTGCGCGCCGAGCCGGAGCGGATCGCGGCGAAGCTTGGGCGGCATCCGAATGACCTGATGCTCTCCTATTACATGCGCACCCCTGGCGACATCCTGGTGGAGTGCGGCTGGGGTGGACGCGAGGTGGACGATGCGACCTGGCAGCCGGAGGAAATGACCAGCGTGGGCAGCATGTGGGGTCATCAGGGGCTGTTCGAGGCCCTCGGCGGCCCGGAAATGCCGGTGCAGACGCAGCGGCACGCGCCGGTGCAGGTGATCGACGGCAACTACGAGAAGATGACCGGCGTCTGCCCCTGGTGGGACGCCATGCGCCGGAACTGA
- a CDS encoding Invasion protein IalB, involved in pathogenesis, with translation MTSRLVARSLGCLACLILISGTAKAAEQSAPDVYAVKPSDVAIPEGETLGEFRRVIQPFKNWILICDESLKSKRRVCNITQSVIDQQGAAVFNWSLIATADGKPLMMMRIPAAAGQGAQIELAMGEKPDRIIARTDRCDANSCFATIAIGDMLRRHIRAGTPCAVSYRLAQAGPVSFQAPLDGLFAALSGLK, from the coding sequence TTGACGTCGAGGCTCGTCGCGCGTTCCCTCGGCTGCCTCGCGTGCCTGATCCTGATATCGGGAACCGCCAAGGCGGCCGAGCAAAGCGCGCCCGACGTCTACGCGGTGAAACCTTCCGATGTCGCCATCCCGGAGGGCGAGACGCTCGGCGAGTTCCGACGCGTCATCCAGCCCTTCAAGAACTGGATTCTGATTTGCGACGAGAGCCTCAAATCGAAGCGCCGCGTGTGCAACATCACCCAGTCGGTCATCGACCAGCAAGGGGCTGCCGTCTTCAACTGGTCGCTGATCGCGACCGCGGACGGCAAGCCGCTGATGATGATGAGAATCCCGGCGGCCGCCGGCCAGGGAGCGCAGATCGAGCTCGCCATGGGAGAGAAGCCGGACCGGATCATCGCCCGGACCGACAGATGCGACGCGAATTCCTGCTTCGCCACGATCGCCATCGGGGACATGCTGAGGAGGCATATCAGGGCCGGCACGCCTTGCGCGGTCTCTTATCGGCTTGCCCAGGCCGGGCCGGTTTCCTTTCAGGCTCCCCTCGATGGATTGTTCGCGGCGCTATCCGGATTGAAATAG
- a CDS encoding Head domain of trimeric autotransporter adhesin, with product MRGTRTLTVGVDHRHAGRFAGDWFTGADEVSRSLRRRLMAALRLAHRTLGLKRDRLDIGTLGIGGAVGALLAVLGIMTPQAAFAQLAIGNGTATNAADCGTNPTAVPASTAIGCGSSATGSGSTALGLNTHANGLNALAVGDSNTTTGDGSIVIGYSNSANGLNAIGIGVFANATGINALALGQAAHANGQAATAFGVNSVANADSAIALGNAANAASVNAVAIGSSTVSNGGGGSSIAMGAAAHANVTAGAGSPIAIGAAANASGAAPAGFSFEAVAIGNAATATGAWSTSIGGTASATGTGASAFGTSANASANQATAIGNGATASGAGTIAMGYLANTSGQNAAALGSQANATGVDSAALGNVAKASGGFALALGNSAVSSGTGSVAAGSGAQATDVSAVAVGNNAAATAARATALGLGTTASGQNATAIGTGSKALAASTMALGDTNTVAAAAGTGSFAGGHNSQVLGGTGAVALGEGQTATGNGAVAIGDPNTANGTGAVAVGANNTATGQGAVALGNANVAAGQGAVALGNASNATGASAIAFGDTALASQVNAIALGAGATAGNAGAVALGAGSVTAAAVATGGIPINGIGYSFAGTAPASTVSVGAPGAERTITNVAAGRISATSTDAINGSQLFATNTAVNSLGTTVNNITNGGGIKYFHTNSTLTDSTATGTNSVAIGPVSTATGTSSVSIGNGATAANAGDVALGAGSATAAANPTSGVTISTTTYSFAGTSPTSVVSVGAPGSERQITNVAAGRINATSTDAINGSELFATNQAVNAVTTTVNNINNGGGIKYFHANSTLVDSSATGTNSVAVGPVSTAAGTSSVSIGNGATAANAGDVALGAGSVTAAANPTSGIAISGTTYSFAGASPTSVVSVGAPGSERQITNVAAGRISATSTDAINGSQLFATNTAVNSLGTTVNNINNGGGIKYFHANSTLADSTASGANSVAIGPQSVASGISSYAGGNGATASVANAIALGTGASAAAQAGDVALGSGSTTSTVVATTSTTIVGTIYTFAGTNPTSTVSVGAPGAERTITNVAAGRISATSTDAVNGSELFATNTAVGNIGTTVNNITNGGGIKYFHANSALADSSATGLNSVAIGPTAVSAGIGSLAAGLNAQAQLDGTLALGQNAQSTVLNAVALGSGSVSNRAVAPASGSIISGTGVIPYNTTDLSLLGAVSVGNATSYRQIINVADGTQSSDAVTVRQLAGALTAFATTTTKYFHANSTLLDSLAVGNNSVAVGPTTVVNGDNGIGIGLGAIVQQTAPGGIALGQKAAVNFADGVALGTNATASGVQALALGPGASANFAGSVALGAGSTTQAAVATTGTTIAGTSYSFAGTTPGSTVSVGSVGNERTITNVAAGRISATSTDAVNGSELFATNQAVGSLAGAVNSINGGGGIKYFHASSSAADSSATGAESVAVGPQATASATNAVSMGNGAAASASGSIAIGAGAKATQANSLALGANSTTSANLSDAAYTPVVGATPAGAATGEVSVGSAGSERRVTNVAAGSAPTDAVNVSQLRGLASLSLKYDTDSQGNVTNRITLSGGNPNAPVTISNVAPGVNGTDAVNVNQLNSAFGALNGEVARARRDAFRGAAIGIAAASLRYDDRPGKISTAIGGGVWHSEGALSMGVGFTSDDGRFRVNASATTSGRHWGMGAGVSMTLN from the coding sequence GTGAGGGGCACTCGGACTTTGACCGTGGGGGTCGATCATCGTCACGCCGGCCGCTTCGCGGGAGACTGGTTCACAGGCGCCGATGAGGTGAGCCGCTCGCTGCGGCGCCGGCTGATGGCGGCGCTGCGCCTGGCGCACCGGACGCTCGGCCTAAAGCGGGACCGGCTCGACATCGGCACGCTCGGCATCGGCGGGGCGGTCGGCGCGCTGCTTGCCGTGCTGGGGATCATGACCCCGCAGGCGGCGTTCGCGCAGCTTGCCATTGGTAATGGGACTGCTACCAACGCCGCTGATTGCGGCACCAATCCCACTGCAGTGCCGGCTAGCACTGCTATCGGTTGTGGCAGCAGCGCCACTGGCAGCGGCTCAACCGCCTTGGGCCTTAACACCCATGCGAATGGCCTGAACGCCCTGGCGGTGGGCGACAGTAATACCACAACCGGCGATGGTTCGATCGTCATTGGTTATAGTAATTCTGCCAATGGTCTTAATGCGATAGGTATCGGGGTCTTCGCGAACGCGACCGGCATCAACGCCCTCGCCCTGGGCCAAGCAGCCCACGCCAACGGGCAGGCAGCAACAGCCTTCGGCGTCAACTCCGTTGCAAACGCCGACTCTGCCATCGCCCTCGGCAACGCGGCCAACGCCGCGAGCGTCAACGCAGTCGCGATAGGTTCCAGCACCGTCTCCAATGGTGGCGGCGGCTCGAGCATCGCCATGGGAGCTGCGGCCCATGCGAATGTGACGGCCGGCGCCGGTTCCCCGATCGCCATTGGCGCGGCTGCCAATGCGAGCGGAGCCGCCCCCGCCGGCTTCAGTTTCGAGGCCGTTGCGATCGGCAATGCCGCGACCGCCACCGGGGCGTGGTCGACCAGCATTGGTGGCACCGCTTCTGCGACCGGGACCGGAGCCAGCGCCTTCGGTACATCCGCCAATGCGTCCGCAAACCAGGCCACGGCCATCGGAAACGGAGCAACCGCTTCCGGCGCGGGCACCATAGCCATGGGCTACCTCGCCAACACGTCAGGGCAAAACGCTGCCGCCCTTGGCTCCCAGGCCAATGCGACGGGGGTAGACTCAGCGGCGCTCGGCAACGTCGCCAAGGCTTCGGGCGGCTTCGCGCTGGCCCTGGGCAATTCGGCCGTGTCGAGTGGGACCGGCTCGGTCGCGGCGGGGTCCGGAGCCCAAGCCACGGACGTCTCCGCCGTGGCGGTCGGCAACAACGCCGCTGCGACCGCTGCGCGCGCAACCGCGCTAGGTCTCGGCACGACGGCAAGCGGCCAGAACGCCACCGCGATCGGCACTGGCTCGAAGGCGCTCGCCGCTTCGACCATGGCGCTCGGCGACACCAACACCGTCGCAGCCGCGGCCGGCACCGGCTCCTTCGCCGGTGGTCACAACTCGCAGGTGCTTGGCGGCACCGGCGCGGTGGCGCTGGGCGAAGGCCAGACCGCCACCGGCAATGGCGCGGTGGCGATCGGCGATCCCAATACGGCGAACGGCACGGGCGCGGTGGCGGTGGGCGCCAATAATACCGCCACCGGCCAAGGCGCCGTGGCGCTGGGCAACGCCAATGTCGCCGCTGGCCAGGGCGCCGTGGCGCTGGGCAATGCCTCGAACGCGACCGGCGCCAGCGCCATCGCTTTCGGCGACACGGCGCTGGCGAGCCAGGTGAACGCCATCGCTCTCGGCGCGGGCGCGACCGCCGGCAATGCGGGTGCGGTGGCACTCGGCGCCGGCAGCGTGACGGCGGCCGCGGTCGCCACGGGCGGCATCCCCATCAACGGCATCGGCTACAGCTTCGCCGGCACGGCGCCGGCCTCGACCGTAAGCGTCGGCGCGCCCGGCGCCGAGCGCACCATCACCAATGTGGCGGCAGGACGGATCAGCGCGACCTCGACGGACGCGATCAACGGCTCGCAGCTCTTCGCCACCAATACGGCGGTCAACAGCCTCGGCACCACCGTCAACAACATCACCAATGGCGGCGGCATCAAATATTTTCACACCAATTCGACACTGACCGATTCGACGGCCACGGGCACGAATTCCGTTGCCATCGGTCCGGTATCGACGGCGACGGGCACCAGTTCGGTGTCGATCGGCAATGGCGCGACGGCGGCCAATGCCGGCGACGTGGCGCTGGGTGCCGGCAGCGCAACGGCGGCGGCCAACCCGACCTCCGGCGTCACCATCAGCACCACCACCTACAGCTTCGCCGGGACCTCGCCCACGAGCGTGGTGAGCGTCGGCGCCCCAGGCAGCGAGCGCCAGATCACCAATGTGGCGGCAGGACGGATCAACGCCACCTCCACGGACGCGATCAACGGCTCGGAGCTCTTCGCCACCAACCAGGCGGTCAACGCCGTCACCACCACGGTCAACAACATCAACAACGGCGGGGGCATCAAGTATTTCCACGCCAACTCGACCTTGGTCGACTCCAGCGCCACGGGTACGAATTCCGTTGCCGTCGGTCCGGTATCGACGGCGGCGGGCACCAGCTCGGTGTCGATCGGCAATGGCGCGACGGCGGCCAATGCCGGTGACGTGGCGCTGGGCGCCGGCAGCGTGACGGCGGCGGCCAACCCAACCTCCGGCATCGCCATCAGCGGCACCACCTACAGCTTCGCCGGGGCCTCGCCCACGAGCGTGGTCAGCGTCGGCGCCCCGGGCAGCGAGCGCCAGATCACCAATGTGGCGGCAGGACGGATCAGCGCCACCTCGACGGACGCGATCAACGGTTCCCAGCTCTTTGCCACCAACACGGCGGTCAACAGCCTCGGCACCACCGTCAACAACATCAACAATGGCGGCGGCATCAAATATTTCCACGCCAATTCGACCTTGGCCGACTCGACCGCATCGGGTGCGAATTCCGTTGCCATCGGTCCGCAGAGCGTCGCCAGCGGCATCAGCAGCTACGCGGGCGGCAATGGTGCGACGGCCTCGGTCGCCAACGCCATCGCCCTCGGCACCGGCGCCTCGGCGGCGGCGCAGGCGGGTGACGTGGCCCTTGGCTCCGGATCGACCACCTCGACAGTGGTCGCGACCACCAGCACGACCATCGTCGGCACCATTTACACCTTCGCAGGCACCAATCCGACCTCGACGGTCAGCGTCGGCGCGCCCGGCGCCGAGCGCACCATCACCAATGTGGCGGCAGGGCGGATCAGCGCCACCTCGACGGATGCGGTCAACGGCTCGGAGCTCTTCGCCACCAACACGGCGGTGGGCAATATCGGCACGACCGTGAACAACATCACCAATGGCGGCGGCATCAAATATTTCCACGCCAACTCGGCCTTGGCCGATTCCAGCGCCACGGGCCTCAATTCGGTGGCGATCGGCCCCACCGCCGTCTCGGCCGGCATCGGCAGCCTCGCCGCCGGGCTCAACGCCCAGGCGCAGCTCGACGGCACCCTGGCGCTCGGCCAGAATGCGCAATCGACCGTTCTCAACGCCGTGGCGCTGGGCTCGGGCTCGGTGTCGAACCGCGCCGTCGCGCCAGCCTCCGGCTCCATCATCTCGGGCACCGGTGTCATCCCTTACAACACCACCGATCTCAGCTTGCTGGGCGCAGTCTCTGTGGGCAATGCGACCTCCTATCGCCAGATCATCAATGTCGCCGACGGCACCCAATCGAGCGACGCGGTCACGGTGCGGCAACTGGCGGGCGCCCTGACCGCCTTCGCGACGACCACGACCAAATATTTCCACGCCAATTCCACCCTCCTGGATTCGCTGGCGGTCGGCAATAATTCGGTCGCGGTCGGGCCGACGACGGTCGTCAACGGCGATAACGGCATCGGCATCGGCCTTGGCGCGATCGTGCAGCAGACGGCGCCAGGCGGCATCGCGCTCGGCCAGAAAGCCGCCGTGAACTTCGCGGACGGCGTCGCGCTCGGCACGAACGCGACGGCGAGCGGCGTCCAGGCGCTGGCGCTCGGCCCCGGCGCCTCGGCCAATTTCGCCGGCAGCGTGGCGCTCGGCGCAGGCTCGACCACGCAGGCCGCGGTGGCGACGACGGGCACCACCATCGCCGGCACGAGCTATAGTTTCGCCGGCACGACCCCGGGCTCGACCGTGAGCGTCGGCAGCGTCGGCAACGAGCGCACCATCACCAATGTGGCGGCAGGGCGCATCAGCGCCACGTCGACCGACGCGGTCAACGGCTCGGAGCTCTTCGCCACGAACCAGGCGGTCGGATCGCTCGCGGGCGCCGTCAACAGCATCAATGGCGGCGGCGGCATCAAATATTTCCATGCCTCTTCGAGCGCGGCGGATTCCTCGGCAACCGGCGCGGAGAGCGTCGCGGTCGGGCCTCAGGCGACCGCAAGCGCCACGAATGCGGTCTCGATGGGCAATGGCGCGGCGGCGTCGGCAAGCGGCTCGATCGCGATCGGCGCCGGCGCGAAGGCGACGCAAGCGAACTCGCTGGCGCTCGGCGCCAATTCGACGACGAGCGCCAATCTGAGCGACGCGGCCTATACGCCGGTTGTCGGCGCGACGCCCGCGGGCGCAGCGACTGGGGAAGTGTCCGTCGGCTCGGCGGGTTCGGAACGGCGCGTCACCAATGTGGCAGCGGGCTCCGCCCCGACCGATGCGGTGAATGTGAGCCAGCTCCGGGGGCTCGCGAGCCTCTCCTTGAAATACGACACCGACAGCCAGGGCAATGTGACGAACCGCATCACGCTGAGCGGCGGCAACCCGAATGCGCCGGTGACGATCAGCAACGTCGCGCCCGGCGTCAACGGCACCGATGCGGTGAACGTAAATCAGCTGAACAGCGCCTTCGGCGCGCTCAATGGAGAGGTCGCGCGGGCGCGGCGGGACGCCTTCAGGGGCGCTGCCATCGGTATTGCGGCCGCCTCGCTGCGCTACGACGACCGCCCCGGCAAGATCAGCACGGCGATCGGCGGCGGCGTCTGGCACAGCGAAGGCGCGCTCTCAATGGGCGTCGGATTCACCAGCGACGATGGCCGCTTCCGCGTCAACGCCTCGGCCACCACGAGCGGGCGGCATTGGGGCATGGGCGCGGGGGTGAGCATGACCCTCAATTGA
- a CDS encoding transcriptional regulator, AraC family yields MNPPSLSPQHQQILSRDPLPRTPRNLEDRNPAAARVFSTAAYDPREQFDVWRSRVSSLWDARLAAGASVTAGFHAEYMTCNLGGIVISSGRFAAHRLARSSGHAHRSLVDHWWLVRARSGEAWFETGERRLHARPGDIFLISLDQDFRGCTTDYDALTLILPRDDFRPVAASLDSACNTILSGNLAGLLADHLDSLETRLVGMSPEELVEAGRATAGVIAACVRPSGDQSHEANAAIEALLFERAQSYIQLNLSNHDLTPDQLAQVLGVSRSNLYRAFERVGGIFRYIQHCRLAAARAALSAGDRRQIKDIAYRHGFRTASGFAKAFRREFGYSPGEARESPRDEPGNDSV; encoded by the coding sequence ATGAACCCGCCTAGCCTCTCGCCGCAACATCAGCAGATCCTGAGCCGGGATCCGCTGCCGCGGACGCCAAGGAACCTCGAGGACAGGAACCCGGCTGCCGCGCGCGTCTTTTCGACGGCCGCGTATGATCCTAGGGAGCAGTTCGATGTCTGGCGGTCGCGGGTGAGCTCCTTATGGGATGCGAGGCTTGCGGCCGGGGCAAGCGTCACGGCCGGCTTCCATGCCGAATATATGACCTGCAACCTCGGAGGGATCGTCATCAGCTCGGGGCGCTTCGCGGCCCATAGGCTCGCCCGGTCGTCGGGCCATGCGCACCGATCGCTCGTCGACCACTGGTGGCTCGTCCGTGCCAGATCCGGGGAGGCCTGGTTCGAAACCGGAGAGCGCAGGCTGCATGCGCGTCCCGGAGACATATTCCTGATTTCTCTCGACCAGGACTTCCGGGGCTGTACCACGGATTACGACGCCTTGACCCTCATCCTCCCGCGAGACGACTTCAGACCGGTCGCCGCGAGCCTGGACAGCGCCTGCAACACGATCCTTTCCGGCAATCTCGCAGGGCTGCTCGCGGATCATCTGGACAGCCTGGAAACCAGACTGGTCGGCATGAGCCCCGAGGAGCTCGTGGAGGCAGGGCGCGCGACCGCCGGCGTGATCGCGGCCTGCGTCCGGCCTTCCGGCGACCAATCGCATGAGGCGAATGCCGCGATCGAAGCTCTGCTGTTCGAGCGCGCACAATCCTATATTCAGTTGAATTTGAGTAATCATGACCTGACGCCGGATCAATTGGCACAAGTGCTTGGCGTTTCGCGCTCGAATCTCTACAGGGCCTTCGAACGGGTGGGGGGCATCTTTCGCTATATTCAGCATTGCCGGCTCGCGGCCGCGCGCGCCGCGTTGAGCGCCGGCGACCGTCGGCAAATCAAGGACATCGCCTATCGCCACGGCTTCAGGACGGCATCCGGTTTCGCCAAGGCGTTTCGCCGCGAGTTCGGCTACAGCCCGGGCGAGGCGCGCGAATCACCGCGTGATGAACCGGGAAACGATTCGGTATAG
- a CDS encoding acetyl-CoA C-acetyltransferase: protein MKDVAVVGYCRTGIAKAIRGALNQTHGIPLAAHVLRQVVERARIDPAEVEDVVLGCGLPEGATGHNIARNAALEAGFGVAVPGATINRYCGSGLTAASIVANRIATGEASVAIAGGVESISLVQFNLNMNGFVYEPLQQRMPDVWWTMNQTADFVAEKYGISREAQDTYVVESQKRVAAAISAGKFAAEIVPFTTTMKVTDKATKESHTQEVTLDHDEGPRPGTTLEALAALKPVSPGGTVTAGNASQLSDGAAAVVMMDADLAARRGLPILGRFRGMQLAAVAPEEMSIAIAPAIRKLMKQHQLAMSDLDLWELHEAYAVTTLYNQAQLETPWDITNVNGGAVALGHPYGMSGIRYLGQTLMELGRRGASRAIIGVCTAGGMATAAYLER from the coding sequence ATGAAAGACGTCGCTGTCGTCGGCTATTGCCGCACCGGGATCGCCAAGGCAATCCGAGGAGCGCTCAACCAGACTCATGGCATTCCGCTCGCCGCGCATGTCTTGCGCCAGGTGGTCGAGCGCGCCCGCATCGACCCCGCCGAAGTGGAAGACGTCGTGCTCGGTTGTGGCTTGCCCGAAGGTGCGACCGGCCACAACATCGCGCGCAACGCGGCGCTCGAGGCCGGCTTCGGCGTCGCGGTTCCGGGCGCGACCATCAATCGTTACTGCGGCTCGGGCCTCACCGCGGCCTCCATCGTCGCCAATCGCATCGCCACGGGCGAGGCCAGTGTCGCCATCGCCGGCGGCGTCGAAAGCATCAGCCTCGTTCAGTTCAACTTGAACATGAATGGCTTCGTCTACGAGCCGCTGCAGCAGCGCATGCCGGATGTGTGGTGGACGATGAACCAGACGGCCGACTTCGTCGCCGAGAAATACGGCATCAGCCGCGAGGCGCAGGACACCTATGTGGTGGAGAGCCAGAAGCGCGTCGCGGCAGCGATCTCGGCGGGAAAATTCGCCGCCGAGATCGTGCCCTTCACGACCACGATGAAGGTGACGGACAAGGCGACCAAGGAAAGCCACACGCAAGAGGTCACGCTCGATCATGACGAGGGCCCGCGCCCCGGTACGACGCTCGAGGCGCTGGCCGCGCTCAAGCCCGTCTCTCCGGGCGGCACGGTAACGGCCGGCAACGCGTCGCAGCTATCGGATGGCGCGGCGGCGGTGGTCATGATGGACGCCGACCTCGCGGCGCGACGCGGCCTTCCCATCCTCGGCCGGTTCCGCGGCATGCAACTCGCCGCTGTCGCGCCCGAGGAGATGAGCATCGCGATCGCTCCGGCGATCCGCAAGCTCATGAAGCAGCACCAGCTCGCCATGAGCGACCTCGATCTGTGGGAGCTGCACGAGGCCTACGCGGTCACGACGCTCTACAACCAGGCGCAGCTCGAGACGCCGTGGGACATCACCAACGTCAATGGCGGCGCCGTTGCGCTCGGGCACCCTTACGGGATGTCGGGCATCCGCTATCTCGGCCAGACGCTCATGGAGCTCGGCCGCCGCGGCGCCAGCCGAGCGATCATCGGCGTGTGTACCGCCGGCGGCATGGCGACCGCTGCCTACCTCGAGCGGTAG
- a CDS encoding Predicted dithiol-disulfide oxidoreductase, DUF899 family yields the protein MDAKTETLTPAAELARDNPVRIPNESTEYRAARTALLAEEIELRRHIERVAIQRRALPPGGEVTGDYRFQGEDGPIDFAGLFGDQQTLAVYSYMFGPQRERPCPMCTNLLGAWEGNAADIGQRISLVVVARSPIERLIAWKRERGWKNLRLYSDLNGAYSRDYFGVLPDGSEIPSFNVFTRRDGTVRHFWSGEMTGSTADPGQDPRGAPDPAPLWMVLDSTPEGRGGDWYPKLDYGA from the coding sequence ATGGACGCCAAGACCGAAACCCTGACCCCGGCCGCCGAACTCGCGCGCGACAATCCCGTCCGGATTCCCAACGAAAGCACCGAGTATCGCGCCGCCCGCACAGCCCTCCTGGCCGAGGAGATCGAGCTGCGGCGCCACATCGAGCGCGTCGCCATCCAGCGCCGTGCCCTGCCGCCAGGTGGCGAGGTGACCGGCGACTACCGTTTCCAGGGCGAGGACGGCCCCATCGATTTCGCCGGGCTGTTCGGCGACCAGCAGACGCTCGCCGTCTACAGCTACATGTTCGGGCCGCAGCGCGAGCGCCCGTGCCCCATGTGCACCAACCTGCTGGGCGCCTGGGAGGGCAACGCCGCCGATATCGGCCAGCGCATCTCGCTCGTCGTGGTCGCACGCTCCCCAATCGAGCGCTTGATCGCATGGAAGCGCGAACGCGGCTGGAAGAACCTTCGCCTCTATAGCGACCTCAACGGCGCCTATTCCCGTGACTATTTCGGCGTCCTGCCCGACGGCTCGGAGATCCCGTCCTTCAACGTGTTCACTCGCCGCGACGGGACCGTCCGCCATTTCTGGTCCGGGGAGATGACCGGCTCTACTGCCGACCCTGGCCAGGACCCCCGAGGCGCGCCCGACCCAGCCCCGCTATGGATGGTGCTGGACTCCACACCGGAAGGGCGAGGTGGGGACTGGTATCCGAAGCTGGACTACGGCGCTTGA
- a CDS encoding Ribulose-5-phosphate 4-epimerase/Fuculose-1-phosphate aldolase, which produces MSAAFEKITGTRSDAVRKARVDLAAALRLAVVNGFHEGIDNHFTLATPGSSGSFLLNPYGLHWSEVRASDLLEVDFDGNLVGGAGIPDRTAVCIHGPIHKRGFACVLHTHMPFATALTQLEDMTVEMIGQTALGFHGDIAYDYAYDGLALDMDEGERMAEIMGKKPVLMLANHGVIVCGKSVADAFHSLYFLERACQTQILAMSTGKPMRRLSPEVVEKTRRQFGNVTLPEGQNAHDYHFAALKRLLDRREPDYAD; this is translated from the coding sequence ATGTCTGCGGCGTTCGAAAAGATCACCGGCACTCGCAGCGACGCCGTCCGCAAAGCTCGCGTGGATCTCGCGGCGGCGCTGCGGCTCGCGGTCGTCAATGGCTTCCACGAGGGAATCGACAACCATTTCACCTTGGCGACGCCGGGCAGCTCCGGGAGCTTTTTGCTGAATCCCTACGGCCTGCATTGGTCGGAGGTCCGCGCCAGCGATCTGCTGGAGGTCGATTTCGACGGCAACCTGGTCGGCGGTGCAGGGATCCCCGACCGAACGGCGGTCTGCATTCACGGGCCGATCCACAAGCGCGGCTTCGCCTGCGTGCTGCACACCCATATGCCCTTCGCCACGGCCCTGACCCAGCTGGAAGATATGACGGTGGAGATGATCGGCCAGACCGCCTTGGGGTTTCATGGCGATATTGCTTACGACTATGCCTATGACGGCTTGGCGCTCGACATGGATGAAGGTGAGCGGATGGCCGAGATCATGGGTAAGAAGCCCGTGCTCATGCTGGCGAATCATGGCGTGATCGTCTGTGGCAAATCGGTCGCCGACGCTTTCCACAGCCTCTATTTCCTGGAGCGTGCCTGCCAGACACAAATTCTGGCGATGTCCACCGGCAAGCCGATGCGTCGCCTATCGCCGGAGGTCGTGGAGAAGACTCGCCGTCAATTCGGAAACGTGACGCTGCCGGAAGGCCAGAACGCCCATGACTATCATTTCGCGGCATTGAAGCGGCTGCTCGACCGGCGCGAGCCGGATTATGCGGATTGA